From one Miscanthus floridulus cultivar M001 unplaced genomic scaffold, ASM1932011v1 fs_644_1, whole genome shotgun sequence genomic stretch:
- the LOC136532501 gene encoding sister chromatid cohesion protein PDS5 homolog C-like, giving the protein MRDVSQRFGAIPEDREELLRLLEVVSPTRIDKSKGQQEDGGASSKRKRLQEAQETPLSKKNKMLDENLVGSRIKVWWPDDKMFYAGVVESFDSFSKKHKVSYDDGDVEVLVLKKERWEFISEEQDTDPDAPSNIPRGRKAKGSSGKQMKGGKTGTPQSGSDVNNPPKKRGRPKGVRSSNNMSNADSSVTPTRLKGKSTEKDTQETPKTGINSKKEGARPSPSTGKAKDAVVKASSKDEADSTDNSKDDAGSEDKNSKDEVKSSEAVDESKTNGLSTKRKPDENE; this is encoded by the exons ATGCGCGACGTAAGCCAGCGCTTTGGCGCTATCCCGGAGGACCGCGAGGAGCTGCTCCGGTTACTCGAGGTGGTGTCCCCAACAAGGATCGATAAATCAAAGGGCCAACAAGAGGATGGTGGGGCGTCATCAAAAAGGAAACGTTTGCAGGAAGCTCAAGAG ACCCCTCTatcaaagaaaaacaaaatgcttGATGAAAACCTTGTTGGCTCAAGAATCAAAGTTTGGTGGCCAGATGACAAAAT GTTCTATGCGGGTGTCGTTGAATCATTCGATTCTTTTTCAAAGAAGCACAAG GTTTcgtatgatgatggtgatgttgAGGTACTAGTGCTTAAGAAGGAAAGATGGGAGTTCATTTCTGAG GAACAAGACACTGATCCTGATGCACCATCTAATAT ACCACGTGGCAGAAAAGCTAAAGGGAGCTCAGGTAAACAAATGAAGGGAGGAAAAACAGGAACACCTCAAAG TGGCAGTGATGTTAATAATCCTCCCAAGAAGAGAGGGCGTCCAAAAGGCGTGCGCTCCAGCAATAATATGTCGAATGCTGATAGCTCTGTGACTCCAACCAGACTGAAGGGAAAAAGTACTGAGAAGGATACTCAAGAAACACCTAAGACTGGCATTAACTCTAAGAAGGAAGGTGCAAGGCCCTCTCCATCTACTGGAAAGGCTAAGGATGCTGTTGTGAAGGCAAGCAGCAAGGATGAGGCTGATAGCACAGACAACTCAAAGGATGATGCTGGCAGTGAAGACAAGAATTCAAAAGATGAAGTGAAATCCAGTGAAGCTGTTGATGAATCCAAGACCAATGGTCTTTCAACCAAAAGGAAGCCAGATGAGAATGAAG